The following are from one region of the Nicotiana tabacum cultivar K326 chromosome 3, ASM71507v2, whole genome shotgun sequence genome:
- the LOC142176581 gene encoding putative calcium-binding protein CML46, protein MAAPSYLNRFTFKKLPLTTVPVPLLIHGLVGFFLLYIIFDWGRKFINFLSQTQNSKKSKVGPSDYLEKNKKTTPFTIVDGSLCREEVEIIMAKLGIFCHPEGEKLQERFDLDNLYDLFGEEEYNMQDLGEAFDVFDENKDGFIDERELQRVLYALGLKQAAELEICRKMILAFDEDGDGKIDFEEFVNMI, encoded by the coding sequence ATGGCAGCTCCTAGCTATCTCAATCGCTTTACATTCAAGAAGTTACCTTTAACTACCGTCCCAGTCCCTTTGCTAATTCATGGCTTAGTTGGTTTCTTCTTGTTGTACATAATCTTTGATTGGGGAAGAAAATTTATCAACTTTTTGTCCCAAacacaaaattctaaaaaatcCAAGGTGGGTCCATCAGATTACCTggaaaaaaacaagaaaacaaCCCCTTTTACGATAGTTGATGGAAGCTTATGCAGAGAAGAGGTAGAGATTATAATGGCTAAACTGGGAATTTTTTGCCACCCTGAAGGTGAAAAACTACAGGAGAGGTTTGATTTAGACAATTTATATGACttgtttggagaagaagaatatAATATGCAGGATTTAGGAGAAgcttttgatgtatttgatgagAACAAAGATGGTTTTATTGACGAAAGGGAATTGCAGAGAGTTCTGTACGCTCTTGGATTGAAGCAAGCTGCAGAATTGGAAATTTGCAGAAAGATGATCTTGGCTTTTGATGAAGATGGAGATGGGAAGATCGATTTTGAGGAATTCGTAAATATGATTTAA